One Triticum dicoccoides isolate Atlit2015 ecotype Zavitan chromosome 5B, WEW_v2.0, whole genome shotgun sequence genomic window carries:
- the LOC119307605 gene encoding uncharacterized protein At4g22758-like translates to MAVAVPSTLPMKLRKVELRGKAAATGVAGRARVLVTVTVLGSAGPLRFLVDEGESVDGLIRAALRCYAREGRMPLLGSDAANFLLYTANGRSDALKADERISFNGCRSFMLWQKTVADNDGSEPNSSPGRKGISGWKFGLNKILLNFSFKV, encoded by the exons ATGGCTGTTGCTGTGCCGTCGACGCTGCCGATGAAGCTTAGGAAGGTTGAGCTCCGTGGCAAGGCGGCGGCGACAGGGGTTGCCGGCCGCGCGCGCGTGCTGGTGACGGTTACCGTCCTCGGAAGCGCCGGCCCTCTACGGTTCTTGGTCGACGAAGGCGAGTCGGTCGACGGACTAATCCGTGCTGCGCTCCGCTGCTATGCCCGCGAGGGCCGCATGCCGCTGCTCGGCTCCGACGCTGCCAACTTCCTCCTCTACACAGCCAACGGCAGATCCGACG CTCTCAAGGCCGACGAGAGGATCAGCTTCAATGGATGCAGGAGCTTCATGCTGTGGCAGAAGACTGTCGCCGACAACGATGGGTCTGAGCCTAATTCTAGCCCAGGCAGAAAGGGGATCAGCGGCTGGAAATTTGGCCTAAACAAGATCCTTCTCAACTTCAGCTTCAAGGTGTGA